In Selenomonas sp. TAMA-11512, a genomic segment contains:
- a CDS encoding FMN-binding protein has product MKKKAISAMLSLLAAASLFAGCGQDEPAKDKGAAKPAAEKKIADIDLSDAKDGTYSAESTPHELYGNSKITIAIKDHKIESVTFVGFDKDGKLKDESYGAGASDSNRKKAQVAFQGYNTYGKELVKTQQLNKVDAISGATVSYEQFVEAAQAALSEAKK; this is encoded by the coding sequence ATGAAGAAGAAAGCAATATCGGCAATGCTGAGCCTCCTTGCCGCCGCCTCGCTCTTTGCGGGCTGCGGACAGGATGAGCCCGCAAAGGATAAAGGTGCGGCCAAGCCTGCCGCTGAAAAGAAGATTGCGGACATCGATCTGTCCGATGCGAAGGACGGTACGTATTCGGCGGAGAGCACCCCCCATGAGCTGTACGGCAACAGCAAGATAACGATTGCCATTAAGGATCACAAGATTGAAAGCGTCACGTTTGTCGGATTTGACAAAGACGGCAAGCTGAAGGATGAGAGCTACGGGGCAGGCGCCAGCGATTCCAACCGGAAAAAAGCGCAGGTGGCTTTCCAAGGGTATAACACCTACGGGAAAGAGCTTGTCAAGACGCAGCAGCTCAACAAGGTCGACGCGATTTCGGGCGCGACTGTCTCCTATGAGCAGTTTGTCGAAGCCGCACAGGCCGCTCTTTCCGAAGCCAAGAAATGA
- a CDS encoding NusG domain II-containing protein → MKHKGKDIIVKVIFVVLGLAGLYGLLAAVYANFTQPDRDAAVEIRQDGKVLYVLTEQDLHAERTFTVKYQGHYNKIETGGGEVRVIEADCPDQICVRTGALHRHHGPIICLPHRLEIRYREADEVDAVAH, encoded by the coding sequence GTGAAACACAAGGGAAAGGACATCATCGTAAAAGTCATCTTCGTCGTGTTGGGGCTGGCGGGACTATATGGGCTTTTAGCGGCGGTCTATGCGAATTTCACGCAGCCGGACAGAGATGCGGCCGTGGAGATTCGCCAAGACGGCAAGGTGCTGTATGTCCTGACGGAACAGGACTTGCATGCCGAGAGGACGTTCACTGTCAAATATCAAGGGCATTATAACAAAATCGAGACAGGCGGCGGAGAGGTGCGCGTCATAGAAGCGGATTGTCCGGATCAGATCTGCGTCAGGACGGGCGCTCTTCACCGGCATCACGGGCCCATTATCTGCCTGCCTCACCGTCTCGAGATACGCTATCGGGAGGCGGACGAGGTGGATGCAGTTGCGCACTGA
- a CDS encoding ABC transporter ATP-binding protein translates to MSLLSLKDVSKVYGGKVKALENINLEVEKGDWLAIMGPSGSGKTTLMNIIGCMDQATSGKVVLDGIELTDASNDLTQVRRDKIGMVFQQFHMIPYLTAVENVMAAQYYHSMPDKAEALAALDRVGLKDRAEHLPNQLSGGEQQRVCIARALINYPVLILADEPTGNLDEKNQKLVMKIFHELHSEGHTIITVTHSAEVGEEAQRCVIIEHGRLTEKKL, encoded by the coding sequence ATGAGTTTACTGTCTTTAAAGGATGTGTCGAAGGTCTACGGCGGCAAGGTCAAGGCGCTGGAGAACATAAATCTCGAGGTGGAAAAGGGCGATTGGCTTGCCATCATGGGACCGTCCGGCTCCGGCAAGACGACGCTGATGAACATCATCGGATGCATGGATCAGGCGACCAGCGGCAAGGTCGTGCTCGACGGGATTGAGCTTACGGATGCGTCCAATGACCTCACACAGGTCAGACGCGATAAGATCGGCATGGTTTTTCAGCAGTTCCATATGATCCCGTACCTGACGGCCGTGGAAAATGTCATGGCGGCGCAGTACTATCATTCGATGCCGGATAAAGCGGAGGCGCTTGCCGCGCTTGACCGCGTCGGCCTGAAGGATCGCGCGGAGCATCTGCCGAACCAGCTCTCGGGCGGTGAGCAGCAGCGCGTCTGCATCGCCCGCGCCCTCATCAACTATCCGGTGCTCATCCTCGCCGATGAGCCGACGGGAAACCTGGATGAGAAGAATCAGAAGCTCGTCATGAAGATCTTTCACGAGCTTCACTCGGAAGGGCATACGATCATCACGGTCACCCACTCGGCGGAGGTCGGAGAGGAAGCGCAGCGCTGCGTCATCATTGAGCACGGTCGTCTGACGGAGAAGAAATTATGA